The following coding sequences are from one Culex quinquefasciatus strain JHB chromosome 1, VPISU_Cqui_1.0_pri_paternal, whole genome shotgun sequence window:
- the LOC6046290 gene encoding protein phosphatase PP2A 55 kDa regulatory subunit isoform X2 — translation MAGNGDTSWCFSQIKGALDDDVTDADIISCVEFNHDGELLATGDKGGRVVIFQRDPASKSSNPRRGEYNVYSTFQSHEPEFDYLKSLEIEEKINKIRWLRRKNQSHFLLSTNDKTIKLWKVSERDKRVEGYNTREDNGSIRDPAMISSLRVPSIKPMDLMVEASPRRIFANAHTYHINSISVNSDQETYLSADDLRLNLWHLEITDQSFNIVDIKPANMEELTEVITAAEFHPTECNVFVYSSSKGTIRLCDMRSSALCDRHAKLFEEPEDVDITNKSFFREIISSISDVKLSNTGRYMISRDYLSIKVWDLHMETKPIETYPVHEYLRTKLCSLYENDCIFDKFECCWNGNDSSIMTGSYNNFFRVFDRNSKKDVTLEASRDIIKPKTVLKPRKVCTGGKRKKDEISVDCLDFNKKILHTAWHPLENIIAVAATNNLFIFQDKF, via the exons GCAATGGCGATACATCGTGGTGCTTTTCACAGATAAAGGGTGCGCTGGACGACGATGTGACCGACGCGGACATCATCTCGTGCGTGGAGTTCAACCACGATGGCGAACTGCTGGCCACCGGCGACAAGGGCGGCCGAGTTGTCATATTCCAG AGAGATCCTGCCTCGAAATCGTCGAACCCGCGGCGCGGCGAGTACAACGTCTATTCCACCTTCCAGTCACACGAGCCCGAGTTCGACTACCTAAAATCGCTagaaatagaggagaaaatcaacAAGATCAGATGGCTCCGGCGCAAGAACCAGTCGCACTTTCTGCTGTCCACCAACGACAAGACGATAAAGCTGTGGAAGGTGTCGGAGCGGGACAAACGGGTCGAGGGGTACAACACGCGGGAGGACAACGGCAGCATACGGGATCCGGCGATGATCAGCTCGCTCCGGGTGCCGTCGATAAAGCCGATGGACCTGATGGTGGAGGCGTCGCCCCGCCGGATCTTTGCCAACGCTCACACCTACCACATCAACTCGATCTCGGTCAACTCGGACCAGGAGACGTACCTGTCGGCGGACGATCTGCGGCTGAACCTGTGGCACCTGGAGATCACCGACCAGAGCTTCAACATCGTCGACATCAAGCCGGCCAACATGGAGGAGCTGACGGAGGTCATCACGGCGGCCGAGTTCCACCCGACCGAGTGCAACGTCTTTGTCTACTCGAGCAGCAAGGGCACGATCCGGTTATGTGATATGCGGTCGTCGGCGCTCTGCGACCGGCACGCGAAGCTGTTCGAGGAGCCCGAGGACGTGGACATCACCAACAAGAGCTTCTTCCGCGAGATCATCAGCTCGATCAGCGACGTCAAGCTGAGCAACACCGGCCGGTACATGATTTCCCGCGACTATCTGAGTATTAAGGTGTGGGATCTGCACATGGAGACGAAGCCGATCGAGACGTACCCG GTCCACGAGTACCTCCGCACGAAGCTGTGCTCGCTGTACGAGAACGACTGCATCTTCGACAAGTTCGAGTGCTGCTGGAACGGCAACGACAGCTCGATCATGACCGGCAGCTACAACAACTTCTTCCGCGTGTTCGACCGCAACAGCAAGAAGGACGTGACGCTCGAGGCGTCCCGCGACATCATCAAGCCGAAGACGGTGCTGAAGCCGCGGAAGGTGTGCACCGGCGGCAAGCGGAAAAAGGACGAAATCAGCGTCGACTGTTTGGACTTTAACAAGAAGATCCTGCACACGGCCTGGCACCCGCTCGAGAACATCATCGCCGTCGCCGCCACCAATAATCTATTTATATTTCAGGATAAGTTTTAG